From the genome of Mycetocola spongiae, one region includes:
- a CDS encoding DUF3710 domain-containing protein, with the protein MKKNKAEETSVEVAETSPEVEETIEEEFDQEAKSAPADRASAGPYDEEEANPVRPYIDLGGVKILPREGLNLRLEVEESTQRIVAVGLDYAGSTLQVQAFAAPRSAGLWHETREQIRTGIAAQGGEVIEVETELGPELFATLPGTTTKENPGGARAARFIGVDGPRWFLRGVIAGAGAEQGATAAIDAIDDLFRSVVVVRGNTPMPPRDLLALKMPVAPGAE; encoded by the coding sequence ATGAAAAAGAATAAGGCCGAGGAGACCTCCGTGGAGGTTGCCGAAACCAGCCCCGAGGTCGAGGAGACCATCGAGGAGGAATTTGATCAGGAGGCCAAATCGGCCCCCGCCGATCGCGCCTCCGCGGGTCCCTATGACGAGGAGGAGGCGAACCCGGTTCGCCCCTATATCGATCTGGGCGGTGTGAAGATTCTTCCCCGCGAGGGCCTGAACCTGCGCCTCGAGGTGGAGGAATCCACCCAGCGCATCGTGGCCGTGGGCCTCGACTATGCCGGTTCCACGCTTCAGGTGCAGGCCTTTGCCGCACCGCGCAGCGCGGGCCTGTGGCACGAGACCCGCGAGCAGATCCGCACGGGCATCGCCGCCCAGGGCGGAGAGGTGATCGAGGTGGAGACCGAACTGGGGCCCGAGCTTTTTGCCACCCTTCCCGGCACCACCACCAAGGAAAACCCGGGCGGCGCGCGCGCCGCACGCTTCATCGGCGTGGATGGTCCCCGCTGGTTCCTGCGCGGCGTGATTGCCGGCGCCGGTGCCGAACAGGGCGCCACCGCCGCAATCGACGCGATCGACGATCTGTTCCGCAGCGTTGTGGTGGTGCGCGGCAATACGCCGATGCCGCCGCGCGATCTGCTGGCGCTGAAGATGCCCGTCGCGCCGGGCGCCGAATAG
- the dut gene encoding dUTP diphosphatase → MTESVDIPIIAPVPPQYAQAGDAGADLVSSEALILQPGARALVGTGVSIALPEGYAAFVVPRSGLAAKHGITVVNSPGTVDSGYRGEIKVILLNTDPETPYSIAVGDRIAQMVIMPVTRARFIPVDTLPETARGATGFGSTGYGQNQTGVQR, encoded by the coding sequence GTGACCGAAAGCGTTGATATACCCATTATCGCCCCCGTACCGCCCCAGTATGCGCAGGCGGGTGATGCCGGAGCCGATCTGGTGTCCTCCGAAGCCCTCATTTTGCAGCCCGGCGCGCGCGCCCTCGTGGGCACCGGGGTGTCAATCGCCCTGCCCGAGGGATATGCCGCGTTTGTGGTGCCCCGCAGCGGCCTCGCCGCGAAACACGGAATCACCGTGGTGAACTCCCCGGGCACGGTGGATTCGGGGTATCGCGGTGAAATCAAGGTCATCCTGTTGAATACCGACCCCGAGACGCCGTACAGTATCGCCGTGGGCGATCGCATCGCGCAGATGGTGATCATGCCGGTCACCCGGGCACGGTTCATTCCCGTGGACACGCTGCCGGAAACCGCGCGCGGCGCAACCGGCTTCGGCTCAACCGGATATGGTCAGAACCAGACAGGAGTACAGCGATGA
- a CDS encoding DUF3093 domain-containing protein translates to MTHFHERLWPSPMMFIATALVIPASILVMFPISLLAGYIVAAVLYLGCVALLLLMAPTVSLNDGELRAGRARIPVTMLGEAEAFIGEEAAQKRGPELNARAYFLINGWAKQVVQVPVLDENDPAPYWLISTRRAKELAAAINRSRRPETLKPRG, encoded by the coding sequence ATGACACATTTCCATGAACGGCTGTGGCCGTCCCCCATGATGTTTATTGCCACCGCTCTGGTGATTCCCGCGAGCATCCTCGTGATGTTCCCCATCTCGCTCCTGGCCGGCTATATCGTCGCCGCGGTGCTCTATCTGGGGTGCGTCGCGCTGCTGCTGCTGATGGCGCCCACGGTATCGCTCAACGACGGCGAGCTGCGCGCCGGACGGGCACGCATTCCCGTCACGATGCTCGGCGAGGCCGAGGCATTTATCGGCGAGGAGGCCGCTCAGAAGCGCGGACCCGAGCTGAATGCGCGCGCCTATTTCCTAATTAACGGCTGGGCCAAGCAGGTGGTACAGGTTCCGGTTCTGGATGAGAACGATCCCGCACCGTACTGGCTGATCTCCACCCGCCGGGCAAAAGAATTGGCCGCCGCGATCAATAGATCACGACGGCCGGAAACGCTTAAGCCGAGGGGCTAG
- the acnA gene encoding aconitate hydratase AcnA, with product MSTVNSFGAKQTLVVGGTDYEIFRTDSVKGYEKLPFGLKVLLENLLRTEDGKNITAAQIEALGNWDPTAEPNTEIQFSPARVVMQDFTGVPCIVDLATMREAVSDLGGDPTKINPLAPAEMVIDHSVIADLFGQADAFERNVEIEYERNGERYQFLRWGQTAFDDFKVVPPGTGIVHQVNIEHLARVTMTREVGGVLQAYPDTCVGTDSHTTMVNGLGVLGWGVGGIEAEAAMLGQPVSMLIPKVVGFKLTGSIPAGVTATDVVLTITSMLRAHGVVGKFVEFYGAGVTAVPLANRATIGNMSPEFGSTAAVFPIDDVTLDYLRLTGRSAEQVALVEAYSKIQGLWHDASVEPVYSEYMELDLGTVVPSIAGPKRPQDRIELSAAKSQFENDLPVYTKPTDPTVPAHALEQALVSAAPKVASTPTPVTLADGTEFTLDHGAVAIAAITSCTNTSNPSVMMAAGLLARNASKLGLKSKPWVKTTLAPGSKVVTDYYEKAGLNGYLEDLGFYLVGYGCTTCIGNSGPLLDEISAGVNENDLAVTAVLSGNRNFEGRINPDVKMNYLASPPLVIAYALAGSMSFDFEKDSLGKDHDGNDVYLADIWPDAAEVQQVIDDSIDTAMFDKQYAGVFDGDERWRSLPTPVGATFEWDDESTYVRKPPYFDGMTMELTPVTDIANARVLAKLGDSVTTDHISPAGAIKADTPAGRYLTEHGVSRGNFNSYGSRRGNHEIMIRGTFANIRLRNQLLTDVEGGYTRDFTQAGGPQSFIYDASQNYQAAGTPLVIFAGKEYGSGSSRDWAAKGTSLLGVHAVIAESFERIHRSNLIGMGVVPLQFPAGKSAGDLGLDGTEVVSIIGVEKLNEGITPETVRVIATPSVDSPAGKEPIEFDAIVRIDTPGEADYYRNGGILQYVLRSLVG from the coding sequence GTGTCTACCGTAAATAGCTTTGGGGCGAAGCAGACCCTCGTAGTCGGTGGTACCGACTACGAGATCTTCCGCACCGACTCCGTCAAGGGGTACGAGAAACTTCCCTTCGGCCTGAAGGTGCTCCTGGAAAACCTCCTGCGCACCGAGGATGGCAAGAACATCACCGCCGCGCAGATCGAGGCCCTCGGAAACTGGGACCCCACCGCGGAGCCCAATACCGAGATCCAGTTCAGCCCGGCCCGCGTGGTCATGCAGGACTTCACCGGCGTGCCCTGCATCGTGGACCTTGCCACCATGCGTGAGGCCGTCTCCGACCTCGGTGGAGACCCCACCAAGATCAACCCGCTCGCCCCCGCCGAGATGGTCATCGACCACTCCGTGATCGCCGACCTCTTCGGCCAGGCCGATGCCTTCGAGCGCAACGTGGAGATCGAATACGAGCGCAACGGCGAGCGTTACCAGTTCCTGCGCTGGGGCCAGACCGCATTTGACGACTTCAAGGTGGTTCCCCCGGGAACCGGTATCGTGCACCAGGTCAACATCGAGCACCTCGCCCGCGTCACCATGACCCGCGAGGTGGGCGGCGTGCTGCAGGCCTACCCCGATACCTGCGTGGGTACCGACTCGCACACCACCATGGTCAACGGCCTGGGTGTGCTCGGCTGGGGCGTGGGTGGCATCGAGGCCGAGGCCGCGATGCTCGGCCAGCCCGTATCGATGCTGATCCCCAAGGTGGTTGGCTTTAAGCTCACCGGCTCGATCCCCGCCGGCGTGACCGCCACCGACGTGGTACTCACCATCACCTCGATGCTGCGCGCACACGGTGTTGTGGGCAAGTTTGTGGAGTTCTACGGTGCCGGCGTGACCGCCGTGCCGCTGGCCAACCGCGCCACCATCGGAAATATGAGCCCCGAGTTTGGCTCCACCGCCGCCGTCTTCCCGATCGATGACGTCACCCTCGACTACCTGCGCCTGACCGGCCGCAGCGCCGAGCAGGTCGCCCTCGTGGAGGCCTATTCGAAGATCCAGGGCCTGTGGCACGACGCCTCCGTGGAGCCCGTCTACAGCGAGTACATGGAGCTGGACCTCGGCACGGTTGTACCGTCGATCGCCGGCCCGAAGCGCCCGCAGGACCGCATCGAGCTCTCGGCCGCAAAATCGCAGTTCGAAAACGACCTGCCGGTATATACCAAGCCCACCGACCCCACCGTTCCGGCGCACGCGCTCGAGCAGGCACTGGTGTCGGCCGCCCCCAAGGTGGCCTCGACGCCCACCCCGGTGACCCTCGCCGATGGCACCGAGTTCACGCTCGACCACGGTGCCGTGGCCATCGCCGCCATCACCTCCTGCACCAATACGTCCAACCCCTCGGTCATGATGGCCGCGGGTCTGCTGGCCCGCAACGCGAGCAAGCTGGGCCTGAAGTCCAAGCCCTGGGTGAAGACCACCCTGGCGCCGGGCTCCAAGGTTGTCACCGACTACTACGAGAAGGCCGGCCTGAACGGCTACCTCGAGGACCTCGGGTTCTATCTCGTGGGTTATGGCTGCACCACCTGTATCGGTAACTCCGGCCCGCTGCTCGATGAGATCTCCGCGGGAGTAAACGAGAACGACCTCGCCGTCACGGCCGTCCTCTCGGGTAACCGCAACTTCGAGGGTCGCATCAACCCCGACGTGAAGATGAACTACCTGGCCTCGCCGCCGCTGGTGATCGCCTATGCCCTCGCCGGCTCGATGAGCTTCGACTTCGAGAAGGACTCGCTGGGTAAGGACCACGACGGCAACGACGTCTACCTGGCCGATATCTGGCCCGATGCCGCCGAGGTTCAGCAGGTCATCGACGACTCGATCGATACCGCCATGTTTGATAAGCAGTATGCCGGTGTCTTCGACGGTGACGAGCGCTGGCGTTCGCTGCCCACGCCCGTGGGTGCCACGTTTGAGTGGGACGATGAGTCCACCTATGTGCGCAAGCCCCCGTATTTTGACGGCATGACCATGGAGCTGACCCCGGTCACCGATATCGCTAACGCCCGCGTTCTTGCGAAGCTCGGCGATTCGGTCACCACCGACCACATCAGCCCGGCCGGTGCGATCAAGGCGGATACCCCCGCCGGACGCTACCTCACCGAGCACGGTGTGAGCCGCGGTAACTTCAACTCCTATGGCTCGCGTCGCGGAAACCACGAGATCATGATCCGTGGAACCTTCGCCAATATCCGTCTGCGCAACCAGCTGCTGACCGATGTTGAGGGTGGTTATACCCGCGACTTCACCCAGGCCGGTGGCCCGCAGTCGTTCATCTATGACGCCTCGCAGAACTATCAGGCCGCCGGAACCCCGCTGGTGATCTTCGCCGGCAAGGAGTACGGTTCGGGTTCGAGCCGCGACTGGGCCGCCAAGGGCACCTCGCTGCTCGGTGTGCACGCCGTGATCGCCGAGAGCTTCGAGCGTATCCACCGCTCGAACCTGATCGGTATGGGCGTTGTGCCGCTGCAG
- a CDS encoding DUF4193 domain-containing protein, translated as MATDYDAPRKSDDDSESIEALKERVPDKLSGAVDVEDADNPGGFELPGADLSDLDLDVVVLPPQADEFTCVECFLVKFRSQIDHETKLGPVCVECAA; from the coding sequence ATGGCAACGGATTACGACGCACCCCGCAAGAGCGACGACGATTCTGAATCGATCGAAGCACTCAAGGAGCGCGTGCCGGATAAGCTTTCGGGTGCCGTAGATGTCGAGGACGCGGATAACCCGGGCGGCTTTGAGCTGCCGGGAGCCGATCTCTCCGACCTCGATCTGGACGTGGTCGTCCTGCCTCCCCAGGCGGATGAATTCACCTGCGTCGAGTGCTTCCTCGTGAAGTTCCGCTCGCAGATCGACCACGAAACGAAGCTGGGCCCTGTCTGCGTGGAGTGCGCAGCCTAG
- a CDS encoding DUF3159 domain-containing protein: MTDPQTPATPEDKSPTENSSPVHPDAREHLPEVIPEDAAATLGKSLAEAARKSGLGELAAGETLSASSLLSAIGGIRGIFEAIVPGLVFVIVYTTTQSLPWAAGVSVAIALLATVARVIGKTPITAAIGGLVGVVASAALALWTGKPENNFLIGFYINGGYALALIISMLVRWPLIGLVAGFLMGDGTAWRAQRAKRRIMQALTGLWVAMFLARLAVQLPFYLAEDTVWLGITRIAMGLPLYAPILVVTWLIVRSVYRRADTAE, encoded by the coding sequence ATGACGGATCCGCAGACCCCGGCCACGCCCGAGGATAAAAGCCCCACCGAGAATTCCTCGCCCGTTCATCCGGACGCGCGGGAGCACCTGCCCGAGGTTATTCCGGAGGATGCCGCCGCGACCCTGGGCAAGAGCCTGGCCGAGGCCGCGCGCAAATCCGGTCTGGGTGAGCTGGCCGCGGGGGAGACCCTCTCGGCCTCCTCGCTGCTCTCGGCCATCGGGGGAATCCGGGGAATCTTCGAGGCCATCGTGCCCGGGCTGGTTTTTGTGATCGTCTATACCACCACCCAATCGCTGCCCTGGGCGGCCGGGGTATCGGTGGCAATTGCGCTGCTGGCCACCGTGGCGCGCGTGATCGGGAAGACCCCGATTACCGCCGCGATTGGCGGGCTGGTGGGGGTTGTGGCCTCCGCGGCGCTCGCGCTGTGGACAGGCAAGCCCGAGAATAACTTCCTGATCGGTTTTTATATCAACGGCGGATATGCGCTGGCGCTGATCATCTCGATGCTCGTGCGCTGGCCCCTGATCGGCCTCGTGGCCGGCTTCCTGATGGGCGATGGCACGGCCTGGCGTGCGCAGCGCGCAAAGCGGCGCATCATGCAGGCGCTGACCGGGCTCTGGGTTGCGATGTTCCTCGCCCGCCTCGCGGTGCAGCTGCCGTTTTATCTGGCCGAGGATACCGTCTGGCTGGGGATCACCCGGATCGCCATGGGACTGCCGCTCTATGCGCCCATTCTGGTGGTCACCTGGCTTATTGTGCGCTCGGTATATCGCCGCGCCGATACGGCAGAATAA